Genomic segment of Sphingopyxis lindanitolerans:
TGCTCCCAATACGATTATAGCCTTGGTTTTCCAACTTCCCTCTTGGAACGGAGGAACAAAAATCTTAAACCCTCGAGCATATGGCGCTTGAGTTATGATCTCGCCATTGATCGCAAGATGTGTCGTTAATGCTAAAGATCTCTGAAAACCGGCCAACGCTTTAGCCGCATCGTAGAACTCAATTAGCCCCTGATCCGCAAATCCCCCGTCGAACTTGAGCTCAAATTCTATCATCTCACCCTCCCATGGCCATTTACAATCCCATGAAAAATGTGAAACTCAAACAATAATTGATTAGCTCTTGGGATTGCGGGACAGTTTATTAACTCCGCAAATTCCTTTCCGCATGGAGCGGCGCCAGTCGGCCTCACGCCCACACCATGCTACACTCCGCCCATGCGCGCCCGAAGCCCCCTCTACGTCATGGCCAAGCCGCCGCCGGAGGTGCAGGCGCAGATTGCCGCGCTGCCGCGCAACGATCCCGGACGCGGCCCCCACCTCCTCCATGTCACGCTCATCTCGCTCTACGACCTCCACCATGCGCCGCCCGCGTGGCTGCCCGCGACCATCGCCGCGCTGGACAGCTTCGTCGCGGCGCCCTTTCCGCTCGCCTTCGACCGGATCGAGAACCGCAAGGCGGTGACGCTGCGCACGCGCGAGCCGCTAGCCGAGGCGCGGGCGTTCCAGAAGGCGCTGGTGAACCATCTGCTGCGTGAGAAGGCGCCGATCATGGACGGCACCACCCCCGAACCGCACATCACGATCAACTATCGCGGCGACCGCCTGGGCACTCAGATTCTGGGCAAGACAATGCCGCCGATCGGCTGGACGGTCGACGAGATCATCCTGACGGAAAGCGTCGTCGGCCAGACCACCCATGTCGACCACGGCCGCTGGCGGCTCCGCGCCGCCTGACCCCGGCGGAACTCCCATCCGTCTCGGGGCTTTATTCCATGCGTGGGGCAAAAACAGAGCATGCCCACGCCCCGCTTGGCCCGGCACGCGATCCTGATGGAGTGATGTCGATGAACACGCTGATGATCCTGCCCCTTGCCGCCGCAACCGCGCTCGCGGCCGGCTGCGCCTCGAACGGCCTTTATGGCGGTGTCGGTGCGGGCGCCGGGCGCTATGACGATGGCGGCTATGGCTATTATGATCAGGGCTATTACGCCCAGAACGGCCATTATGATTATGACCGCCCCGACCCGCGCCAGGGCGGCTATTATGCCGATCAATATTACCGCAACGACCGCCGGTACAAGGAACGCCGCCTGTCGAACAGCGACCGCGTCTATCGCGGCCGCGACAATAAATATTATTGCCGCCGCAACGACGGATCGACCGGGCTGATCGTCGGCGGCATCGCCGGCGGCGTGATCGGCAATGTCATCGCCCCCGGCAAATCGGAGACGCTGGGCACCATCCTCGGCGCGGTCGGCGGCGCGGTCGCCGGACGCGCGATCGAACGCAGCGGCAACAACAAGAACGACGTGCGCTGCCGCTGACGCCTAGGGTCAGGACCCATTGATTGCGCGATCGAGGTTTGAAGCGATTTTGCTCAGGGCGAGGAGGCAAGGCGACGGAATATGTCGATATTTCAAGACTTGCCGACGAAGCCATGGGCAAAATCGGTCAAATCCCGAAGGGACGCCGAAATGGCTTCGATCTTGGGCTCGTGCGGCCTTGCGGGTAGCGATGCTACCCGCGGCGGCCACCCAAACCCAATATCTTCGCCATTTCGACGCCTCGATCGTGCAATTAATGGGTCCTGACCCTAACGACGGGGCCGCTACCCGGAGCGGTCGGCGGCCCCTTTCCTTGCCATTCCCCCGCGTGATAAACTGGCCGTATGTCGCACCCCTCGAACATCGTCCATTGTTCCGGCCCGCACGATCCGCACGCGCTCGACGGCATCTCCGTCCGGCCTCGCACCGGCGATCTCGACCTGCGCTGCCCCGTCTGCGCCGGCCATGGCCAGTGGAACAGCCAGATCGACCTGATCAGCCAGCGCTCGATCCGCGCGTGCTGCCCCAAATGCGACGGGCGCGGGTGGATCGAAACCGGCGACGATCTGGTGCCCTCGCCCGACATCGCGCTGTCGCCGCCCTCCAGCACCGGGAAGCGGCAGCCGCAATGGGTGGTGCGGCTCGATCCCTCCGACGATAGCGAAGGCGGTCATGACACCGACGGGAGCAAGGCCCCCTGATCGCGGTGCCCCCGCGGGCGCGCCGGCTTATGTCCCGCCGCGCGCGGGTTTCGCCAGATTCGCCGCAACCGCGCCGCGCACCAGCGCCTTGAACGCCGCGGCGTCGACCGCATCGCCCTCGAACAGGTCGATCGCGCGCCGGACATGACCGTCGAGGCTCGCATTGAAAAGCCGCGTCGGATCATCGACCGCCGCGCCCCTGGCAAAGGTCAGCTTGACCTTGTCGCGATAGGTTTCGCCGGTGCAGATCACCCCCGCGCGCTCCCATGTCGGCACCCCCGCGGGATTGGTCGGCTTGCGCCATTTGACCGCCTCCTCGATCGTTGGATCGGCCTCGCGGATCAGCGCGCGCAGCGTCGCCAGCGTCGCCCCGCGCCAGTCGCCGAGCGACGCGATCTTGGCATCGATCAGCGCCGCAGGATCGTCGTCCGCCATCCTCGCCCTCACATCTTCTCGCCGGGCAGCGCGCACGCCTGGTGCACCCAGTCGGCGAATGCGGCTTCGTCGACCGCATCGGCCTCATGGATATGGACATAGCGCGTGCTTCCGCTCTTCGACGAAACCGGGGGCACCGGGTCGAGCCGCTGGCCGTCGAAAAAGGCGACCTTGATATAGCGATCATAGCAATGGACGCTGAGGAACCAATGGTTCGGCAGGGCAGCGGGCGCGCCATAGAGGGGCGAATTCCACTTCACCGCCTTGCGCACCCCCGGCACCGTCCGCTCGATCAGCGCATCGAGCCGCGCCCAGACGGCCGACTTCCACCCCGGCATCGCGGCGATATAGGCCTGCACCGGCGCGTCGCCGTCGCCCTTTGCGATCTGCGGATTGCCGCCCGACAGCAGGACGGGCGCTTTTCCCTTTGCGGGCATGTCCTTTGCCATCGCATGAGGATGGCATATCGGGCCCGGATTTTCCAGCCGTGCCGCACGGGCGAGGACCACCGCCTCGCCGCGCCGATGGCTCTCGCCGCCACGCCATGATAGGAAAGGCGCGACAGCAGGAGAAAGAGCCCCATGCCCGTTCGTCGCCTTCCCTTCCTCGCCGCCCCTGTCCTGACTTTGGCCCTGGTCGTCGCCGGGTGCGGCGCCAAAGCCGACAAGGCGGCGGCCGACGCGCCCAAAGGCGAAGCGCCGACGGCGACCGCCCCGACCGGCGATCCACCCGGCGCGAGCGCCACCAGGGCGTCCGACACCGGCCCCAGCGAAACCTCGCCGCTGCCGCCGACCGCGGGCAGCAAGCTCGCCTCCTATGTCGGCAAATATCCGTTCGACAAGGTCGACGGGGTCGCGTGGAACGACCATGCGCTCGTCAAGGCGGGCATCGCCGCGACGGTGACGGACGCCGCGGTGCGCAAGGCGATCACGACCCTTCAGGGGCCCGCCGCGCCGATCGAGATGCGCGGCGACAAAATCGTGTCCTGGGCGTGCGAAGCGCATAATTGCGGCCCGCACCAATGGTCGGTCCAGATCGATCCGCGCAGCGGCGCGACCGATGTCTGCTATTTCGACGAAGCCGCCGATCCCGACAAGGCCCGCTGGTTCCTCGCCAGCGGCAAGGAAGAAAAGCGCGAGGCCAACTGCCAGTAACGCACCCGACCATTCTCAAACGCCCTGCTCCCCCGCGCAGGCGGGGGTCCATCTTCCGCCCTATCGATATTCAGTCCGCGGTGCAGGACAGCGACAGCATCGAGGATGGACCCCCGCCTTCGCGGGGGAACAGGAGGGTTTCGACCGATGCTCTCTTCCGTCGAGGGAAGGATTCGACTCGCGCGCCAGATAAGAACATAATAGGAACATTATCCGATTCGGAGAATGATGATGGTGCCTCTGTTCCGCTATTTTCTGGGCTTTCAGGTCGCCGCCGACCGCGCCGGCTGGCTGGCGCGCCAATTGCCGCCGGTCGCGGGCGATCTGTTCGCGGGGCTGAAGCCGCAGCTTTATCATCTGACGCTGTGCACGATTGCCGAGACGGCGGCGCCGCATCCCTTCCTGCGCCAGCGGGTGGCAAAGGCGCTCGAAACCGGCCTGCCCGCGGCGAGCCCGATTCCCTTCGGCCGGATCGTCGCCCGCGATGAGGGCGCCGAGCTCGTCACCGCGGGCGGCGGCGGCGGGGTCCGCCAGCTTTACGAAGCGATTGTCGCTTTGCTCGCGCCGCATGATATCGCGCCCATGCACCGCAAGGCGGGCCTCCGCCCGCACATCACGCTCGGCTATGGCGAATGCGATTTCCCCGCCGCGCCGCTCGCCTGGACCTGGATTCCGCGCGAGCTGGCGTTGATCGAAAGCCATGTCGGCCATCGTCGGCACCGCGTGCTGCAAAGCTGGACGCTCGCGCCGCCGGCGCAGGCGATGTTCGACTTCATGGCCGACGAATTGCCTCCGCCGCTGCGCCGGGCTGCTTAACTTTCGAGCTTATGCTCGAGTATGATCTCGCAGTTCAGCAGCTTCGACACCGGACAAGTCTTTTCGGCCTCGCCGGCGATCGCGGCGAATTCGTCCGCCGATATGCCCGGCACCTTGCCGGTCAGCGTCAGCGCCGACCGGGTGATCGTGAAGCCGCCGTCCTGCGACTCGAGCGTCACCGCCGCGCTCGTCTCCAGCGTGTCGCCCGAATAGCCCGCACGCGCGAGGCCGAAGGACAGCGCCATGGTGAAACAGGCGGCGTGCGCCGCGGCGATCAACTCCTCGGGGTTGGTTCCGGGCTGCCCCTCGAAACGGGTGCCGAAGCCATAGGGCTGGGCGTCGAGCACCCCCGACTTGGTCGTGATCGACCCTTTGCCGTCCTTGCCGAAACCTTCATAGCGGGCGGAGGCGCGATTGACGGTCATGATAATCTCCTTCGATTGCAAAGCGGCGGGACTCGCAAAGATCTCGCCCGGGCCGCAAACAGCCTACGCCCCCCGCCCGCCCGCTTCCACGCCTTTTCGTCGAAGGTCGGCGACCGGATCCGGCCGTCACGTCGGAGAGCGACCGGAAGCCGCCAAAAAGCGATCCTCCCCCACCGGGGGAGGGGGACCACCCGAAGGGTGGTGGAGGGGCACGGGATGTTTGCGCCGCGCTCGGCCGAAAGAGCCGCGCATTTCCAACGCGGGGTCGCGCACATGATGCCGACGGCAAGGCAAGCCGACTGTGCCCCTCCACCAGCTTCGCTGGTCCCCCTCCCCGTTCCGGGGAGGATCGGCGATGGCAGTTCCCCACCCCCAATCCGACAAACCGGACTGTCGCTAACGGCCGTGATTAGAGCGGCGTGCGTTTAATCTGCACCGCCCTTTATCCGTTCGTGTCGAGCGAAGTCGAGACACCCATCGGGTTGGTGCTACACCGATGGGTGTCTCGACTTCGCTCGACACGAACGGGATAGTGAGCCAGATTTAAGGCTCGATGCTCTAGTGCCCTCCCGCCAGGGGTCGCGTCCGGCGGGAGGGCTGGTCCCACGTCGGCGTGGTGGGCCGGGCGGAACGGATCGTCTTCGCGATCGTCCCTAATACCAAGGTGCGCACGCCGCCGTGATCGGCGTCACTGGCGCGCCATTTTCATGCCCCGCGCTTCAGCCGGACGATCGCGGTATCGAGCGCTTGCAGGAATTGCGAGCGCTCGGCTTTCGAGAAAGGCGGCGGCCCGCCCATCCCGTCCCCCATGCCGGCACGCAGGTCGGCCATGATCGCGCGCGTCGCGATCGCGGGGCCGATCGAGGCCGGGGTGAAGGGCTTGCCGGTCGGCGCGAGCACCGTCGCCCCTGCCTTCAGCGCGCGGTCGGCGAGCAATATGTCGGCGGTGATCACGATGCTCCGGGCAGTCGCCGCCTCGGCGATCCAGTCGTCGGCGGCGTCGAAACCGTCCGACACGACGATCCGTTCGACCAACGCATGGTCGGGCACGCGCAGCCGGCTGTTGCTGACGATTTTCACCGGCACCTCGTGCCGCCACGCGACGCGATAAATCTCGTCCTTCACGGGGCAGGCGTCGGCATCGACGAGGACGACCGGCGCGCTCATCCGGCCCCTCGGGTCATTTCTTCATATTGTCGAGCCCCGCGACCACGCCCTGCTTGGTCGATGGGTTGCTCGCATTCGGCTTCTTGGGCTTTTCGGCCTTCGGCTTGCGGGCTTCGCGGCTCGATTTCTTCTGGCCCTTTGCCATCATCTCTTCCTTGGCTGCGACGAACGCCGTTGCCCGTCATGCCGACCCTAGGCGCAATCGCCCCTGCCGTCGCCTCATTCCGCCAGCGGCGCTCATCCGCGCACCCCGTCCCACAAAAGCTTGGCGCCGAGCAGGACCATCAGCGCATAGACGATGACGTAAAAACGCGCCGGGTCCATCCGCTTGAGCCAGCGCACCGTGACCAGCGTCGCGACGATCGCGAGCGGCATCAGCAGCAGCGCCGCGACCACCACCTCGTGCGGAAAGGCGCCGAGCGCGAGATAGGCGGGCACCTTCATCCAGTTGACGATGGCGAACAGGATCGCGCTCGTCCCGATGAAGCTCAGATGCGGCAGCCTGCGCGGCGTCACCCACATCTGGAACGGCGGCCCGCCGGCGTGCGCGATCTGGCTGGTGAAACCCATGACCCCGCCAAAGATCGTGCCGACCCAGCCCGGCGAGCGCGAGGCGGCGGCAACGCGCCCGCCGCGCTCGACCCACAAGCGATAGAGGCCGAACGCCAGCGTGATCGCGCCGAGCGCCGCCATCAACTGCGCTTCGTCCACCCGCTCGGCATAATACCAGCCCGCCGCGACGCCGATCGCGGCGCCGGGGAGCATCCAGCCGACGATCCAGCCATCCCATGTGTGGCGAAACGACCAGACGCTGATCACGTCCTGCACGATCAGGATCGGCAGCAGCAGCGCCGCCGCGGTCGCGGGCGGCAGCACCAGCGCGGCGAGCGGCGTCGCCAGCGAGCCGACCCCGGCAAGCCCGCCCTTCGCCATCCCGAGCAGGATCACCGCGACGACCAGCACGACCAAAGTCAGCGGATCGGCCAGGATAGTCACCGCGCCTCGCTCATGCGGTCGCGGGCGCCGGGTTGTCGGGAAGCTGCCAGTCGATCGTCCCGCGCCCGTGCGCGTCCAGAAAGGCGTTCGCCTGGCTGAACGGTTTCGACCCGAAAAAGCCGTTATGCGCCGACAGCGGCGACGGGTGCGGCGCGCGCAGGATCAGGTGCGGGCTCTCCGGCCCCAGCCCCGGCACATTCGCCGCCTTGCGCTGCGCATGGCTGCCCCACAGGATGAAGACTTTCGGCGCCGGGTCGGCGGCGATCGTGGCGACCGCGGCGTCGGTGAAACGCTCCCACCCCTTGCCCTGGTGCGACGCCGCCTGTCCCGCCTCGACGGTCAGGCAATTGTTGAGGAGGAGCACGCCCTGTTCGGCCCAATGCTTCAAATAGCCGTGCGAGGCGCGCGGAATGCCGAGGTCGGCCTGCATTTCCTTATAGATGTTGACGAGGCTCGGCGGCGTCCGCACCCCCGGCTGCACCGAAAAGCACAGCCCGTGCGCCTGCCCCGGCCCGTGATACGGATCCTGCCCCAGGATCACGACGCGCACATCCTGCGGCGGGGTCGCGTCGAGCGCGGCGAACCAGTCGCGCGGGCGCGGATAGATCGCCTTCCCCTTCGCGCGCTCGCCCGCCAGAAACGCCTTGAGCTGCGCCATATAGGGCTGCTCGAACTCGCCGCCGATGCGGGCAAGCCAGTCGGGATGCAATTGGACCTCGGCCATTCCGTCCTTTGGCCGGAGCCGCCCGCCCTTGTCCAGCGCCTTTCCCGCCGCTAGGCACGGCGGCGGAAGGACAAGCGATGGCAGATGACATCGGCGATACGCTGACCGCGCTCGAAGCGGTGGTGAACGATCGCCTCGCCGCGGGCGACGGCACCGCCTCCTATGTCGCGAGTCTCGCCGCCAAAGGCCGCGG
This window contains:
- a CDS encoding DUF1801 domain-containing protein → MAKDMPAKGKAPVLLSGGNPQIAKGDGDAPVQAYIAAMPGWKSAVWARLDALIERTVPGVRKAVKWNSPLYGAPAALPNHWFLSVHCYDRYIKVAFFDGQRLDPVPPVSSKSGSTRYVHIHEADAVDEAAFADWVHQACALPGEKM
- a CDS encoding DUF1801 domain-containing protein, translating into MADDDPAALIDAKIASLGDWRGATLATLRALIREADPTIEEAVKWRKPTNPAGVPTWERAGVICTGETYRDKVKLTFARGAAVDDPTRLFNASLDGHVRRAIDLFEGDAVDAAAFKALVRGAVAANLAKPARGGT
- a CDS encoding 2'-5' RNA ligase family protein codes for the protein MVPLFRYFLGFQVAADRAGWLARQLPPVAGDLFAGLKPQLYHLTLCTIAETAAPHPFLRQRVAKALETGLPAASPIPFGRIVARDEGAELVTAGGGGGVRQLYEAIVALLAPHDIAPMHRKAGLRPHITLGYGECDFPAAPLAWTWIPRELALIESHVGHRRHRVLQSWTLAPPAQAMFDFMADELPPPLRRAA
- a CDS encoding glycine zipper 2TM domain-containing protein, which gives rise to MSMNTLMILPLAAATALAAGCASNGLYGGVGAGAGRYDDGGYGYYDQGYYAQNGHYDYDRPDPRQGGYYADQYYRNDRRYKERRLSNSDRVYRGRDNKYYCRRNDGSTGLIVGGIAGGVIGNVIAPGKSETLGTILGAVGGAVAGRAIERSGNNKNDVRCR
- a CDS encoding 2'-5' RNA ligase family protein, which gives rise to MRARSPLYVMAKPPPEVQAQIAALPRNDPGRGPHLLHVTLISLYDLHHAPPAWLPATIAALDSFVAAPFPLAFDRIENRKAVTLRTREPLAEARAFQKALVNHLLREKAPIMDGTTPEPHITINYRGDRLGTQILGKTMPPIGWTVDEIILTESVVGQTTHVDHGRWRLRAA
- a CDS encoding YaiI/YqxD family protein — encoded protein: MSAPVVLVDADACPVKDEIYRVAWRHEVPVKIVSNSRLRVPDHALVERIVVSDGFDAADDWIAEAATARSIVITADILLADRALKAGATVLAPTGKPFTPASIGPAIATRAIMADLRAGMGDGMGGPPPFSKAERSQFLQALDTAIVRLKRGA
- a CDS encoding sulfite exporter TauE/SafE family protein, whose translation is MTILADPLTLVVLVVAVILLGMAKGGLAGVGSLATPLAALVLPPATAAALLLPILIVQDVISVWSFRHTWDGWIVGWMLPGAAIGVAAGWYYAERVDEAQLMAALGAITLAFGLYRLWVERGGRVAAASRSPGWVGTIFGGVMGFTSQIAHAGGPPFQMWVTPRRLPHLSFIGTSAILFAIVNWMKVPAYLALGAFPHEVVVAALLLMPLAIVATLVTVRWLKRMDPARFYVIVYALMVLLGAKLLWDGVRG
- a CDS encoding OsmC family protein — encoded protein: MTVNRASARYEGFGKDGKGSITTKSGVLDAQPYGFGTRFEGQPGTNPEELIAAAHAACFTMALSFGLARAGYSGDTLETSAAVTLESQDGGFTITRSALTLTGKVPGISADEFAAIAGEAEKTCPVSKLLNCEIILEHKLES
- the ung gene encoding uracil-DNA glycosylase, with translation MAEVQLHPDWLARIGGEFEQPYMAQLKAFLAGERAKGKAIYPRPRDWFAALDATPPQDVRVVILGQDPYHGPGQAHGLCFSVQPGVRTPPSLVNIYKEMQADLGIPRASHGYLKHWAEQGVLLLNNCLTVEAGQAASHQGKGWERFTDAAVATIAADPAPKVFILWGSHAQRKAANVPGLGPESPHLILRAPHPSPLSAHNGFFGSKPFSQANAFLDAHGRGTIDWQLPDNPAPATA